One region of Oryza sativa Japonica Group chromosome 5, ASM3414082v1 genomic DNA includes:
- the LOC4338558 gene encoding beta-glucosidase 21 isoform X1, with the protein MERPLHLLLVFLSSPWLLLLQGVSSLQFTRDDFPHDFAFGAGTSAYQYEGGAAEDGRTPSIWDTYTHSGRHPEDETGDVASDGYHKYKEDVKLMSEIGLEAYRFTISWSRLIPSGRGAVNLKALQFYNSMINELVKAGIQIHVVMYHMDLPQSLQDEYGGWISPKIVDDFTAYADVCFREFGDRVVHWTTVLEPNAMAQAGYDMGILPPNRCSYPFGSNCTAGNSSVEPYLFIHHSLLAHASAVRLYREKYKVAQKGIIGINIYSMWFYPFTDSAEEIGATERAKKFIYGWILHPLVFGDYPDTMKKAAGSRLPIFSNHESEMVTNSFDFIGLNHYSSVYTSNNNNVVKAPLQDLTADVATLFRVTKNDTPTPVFVPGTIVDPRGLEHALKYIREKYGNLPIYIQENGYGSSSETLDDVERINYLAKYIAATLKAIRSGANVKGYSMWSFVDLYELFGGYSTWHFGLVAVDFDSEKRRRQPRRSASWYSEFLKNNSVIRVEEDGFVSAASHAQL; encoded by the exons ATGGAGCGTCCTCTGCATCTTCTGCTCGTCTTCCTCTCCTCgccatggctgctgctgctgcaaggcGTGAGCTCGCTGCAGTTCACGCGGGATGACTTCCCCCACGACTTCGCGTTTGGAGCTGGGACTTCGGCTTACCAG TATGAGGGGGGAGCTGCTGAGGATGGGAGGACCCCAAGCATCTGGGACACCTACACACATTCAG GGAGGCATCCAGAAGATGAAACAGGTGATGTGGCCTCTGATGGCTACCATAAGTACAAG GAAGATGTCAAGCTAATGAGTGAGATAGGCCTAGAGGCTTATAGGTTCACCATTTCTTGGTCAAGGCTCATTCCTA GTGGAAGAGGAGCGGTTAATCTAAAGGCGCTGCAATTTTACAACAGTATGATAAATGAGCTAGTGAAAGCAG GTATTCAGATACATGTTGTCATGTATCACATGGACCTTCCTCAAAGTCTTCAAGATGAGTATGGTGGGTGGATTAGCCCCAAAATTGT AGATGACTTCACAGCATATGCTGATGTGTGCTTCCGCGAGTTCGGTGACAGAGTTGTGCATTGGACAACTGTACTTGAACCAAATGCAATGGCTCAAGCTGGCTATGACATGGGGATTCTGCCGCCTAACCGTTGCTCATATCCATTTGGCAGCAATTGTACAGCTGGAAATTCCAGTGTTGAGCCATACTTGTTTATACACCATAGCCTGCTAGCTCATGCTTCAGCTGTTAGACTTTACAGGGAGAAGTACAAG GTTGCACAGAAGGGCATTATTGGCATAAATATATACTCCATGTGGTTCTACCCATTCACAGATTCAGCTGAAGAAATTGGTGCCACTGAAAGGGCAAAGAAGTTCATTTATGGCTG GATCTTGCATCCTTTGGTGTTCGGAGATTACCCAGATACCATGAAGAAGGCCGCTGGTTCCCGCCTTCCGATCTTCTCTAACCATGAATCTGAGATGGTTACTAATTCGTTCGACTTCATTGGATTGAATCATTATTCCTCAGTCTACACGAGCAATAATAATAACGTAGTAAAGGCACCGTTACAGGACTTGACTGCTGACGTTGCTACTTTGTTCAGAG TGACCAAGAATGACACACCTACTCCAGTG TTTGTACCAGGAACCATAGTAGATCCTCGGGGGCTAGAGCATGCACTTAAATATATTCGGGAAAAGTACGGAAATTTGCCGATTTATATCCAGGAAAATGGTTA TGGATCATCAAGTGAAACCCTGGATGATGTGGAGAGGATTAACTACTTAGCAAAATACATCGCAGCCACACTGAAAGCCATCAG GAGTGGTGCCAATGTGAAGGGGTACTCCATGTGGTCATTTGTTGATCTCTACGAGCTCTTTGGTGGTTACTCCACTTGGCATTTTGGCCTTGTTGCTGTCGATTTCGACAGCGAAAAACGGAGAAGGCAGCCGAGACGCTCTGCTAGCTGGTATTCAGAGTTCCTGAAGAACAATTCAGTCATCAGGGTGGAGGAGGATGGTTTTGTCTCTGCAGCCTCTCATGCTCAGCTCTGA
- the LOC4338558 gene encoding beta-glucosidase 21 precursor, producing the protein MERPLHLLLVFLSSPWLLLLQGVSSLQFTRDDFPHDFAFGAGTSAYQYEGGAAEDGRTPSIWDTYTHSGRHPEDETGDVASDGYHKYKEDVKLMSEIGLEAYRFTISWSRLIPSGRGAVNLKALQFYNSMINELVKAGIQIHVVMYHMDLPQSLQDEYGGWISPKIVDDFTAYADVCFREFGDRVVHWTTVLEPNAMAQAGYDMGILPPNRCSYPFGSNCTAGNSSVEPYLFIHHSLLAHASAVRLYREKYKVAQKGIIGINIYSMWFYPFTDSAEEIGATERAKKFIYGWILHPLVFGDYPDTMKKAAGSRLPIFSNHESEMVTNSFDFIGLNHYSSVYTSNNNNVVKAPLQDLTADVATLFRVTKNDTPTPVFVPGTIVDPRGLEHALKYIREKYGNLPIYIQENGSGSSSETLDDVERINYLAKYIAATLKAIRSGANVKGYSMWSFVDLYELFGGYSTWHFGLVAVDFDSEKRRRQPRRSASWYSEFLKNNSVIRVEEDGFVSAASHAQL; encoded by the exons ATGGAGCGTCCTCTGCATCTTCTGCTCGTCTTCCTCTCCTCgccatggctgctgctgctgcaaggcGTGAGCTCGCTGCAGTTCACGCGGGATGACTTCCCCCACGACTTCGCGTTTGGAGCTGGGACTTCGGCTTACCAG TATGAGGGGGGAGCTGCTGAGGATGGGAGGACCCCAAGCATCTGGGACACCTACACACATTCAG GGAGGCATCCAGAAGATGAAACAGGTGATGTGGCCTCTGATGGCTACCATAAGTACAAG GAAGATGTCAAGCTAATGAGTGAGATAGGCCTAGAGGCTTATAGGTTCACCATTTCTTGGTCAAGGCTCATTCCTA GTGGAAGAGGAGCGGTTAATCTAAAGGCGCTGCAATTTTACAACAGTATGATAAATGAGCTAGTGAAAGCAG GTATTCAGATACATGTTGTCATGTATCACATGGACCTTCCTCAAAGTCTTCAAGATGAGTATGGTGGGTGGATTAGCCCCAAAATTGT AGATGACTTCACAGCATATGCTGATGTGTGCTTCCGCGAGTTCGGTGACAGAGTTGTGCATTGGACAACTGTACTTGAACCAAATGCAATGGCTCAAGCTGGCTATGACATGGGGATTCTGCCGCCTAACCGTTGCTCATATCCATTTGGCAGCAATTGTACAGCTGGAAATTCCAGTGTTGAGCCATACTTGTTTATACACCATAGCCTGCTAGCTCATGCTTCAGCTGTTAGACTTTACAGGGAGAAGTACAAG GTTGCACAGAAGGGCATTATTGGCATAAATATATACTCCATGTGGTTCTACCCATTCACAGATTCAGCTGAAGAAATTGGTGCCACTGAAAGGGCAAAGAAGTTCATTTATGGCTG GATCTTGCATCCTTTGGTGTTCGGAGATTACCCAGATACCATGAAGAAGGCCGCTGGTTCCCGCCTTCCGATCTTCTCTAACCATGAATCTGAGATGGTTACTAATTCGTTCGACTTCATTGGATTGAATCATTATTCCTCAGTCTACACGAGCAATAATAATAACGTAGTAAAGGCACCGTTACAGGACTTGACTGCTGACGTTGCTACTTTGTTCAGAG TGACCAAGAATGACACACCTACTCCAGTG TTTGTACCAGGAACCATAGTAGATCCTCGGGGGCTAGAGCATGCACTTAAATATATTCGGGAAAAGTACGGAAATTTGCCGATTTATATCCAGGAAAATG GCAGTGGATCATCAAGTGAAACCCTGGATGATGTGGAGAGGATTAACTACTTAGCAAAATACATCGCAGCCACACTGAAAGCCATCAG GAGTGGTGCCAATGTGAAGGGGTACTCCATGTGGTCATTTGTTGATCTCTACGAGCTCTTTGGTGGTTACTCCACTTGGCATTTTGGCCTTGTTGCTGTCGATTTCGACAGCGAAAAACGGAGAAGGCAGCCGAGACGCTCTGCTAGCTGGTATTCAGAGTTCCTGAAGAACAATTCAGTCATCAGGGTGGAGGAGGATGGTTTTGTCTCTGCAGCCTCTCATGCTCAGCTCTGA
- the LOC107280963 gene encoding protein FAR1-RELATED SEQUENCE 5-like: MESSPATPWTPAQGKDVLPHQSGFDDLMNSEINPIVAVDGEPVVAVDSAYVEATAMDHAVITVEAVDAGVVAHLEQPSTPQPTSSPSIAESCKEHLKPMVGMIFDTLTDVEKFYKSYAHEAGFSVRVGQHKKQNEEILFKRYYCSREGYIKERVKDVSDESGKKKRKTPYMMETRCGCEAHIVVKLGSDKKYRISSMIGEHSHGFVSPDKRHLLRSNRTVSERAKSTLFSCHKASIGTSQAFRLLQVSDGGFQNVGCTLRNLQNYYHDLRCKIKDADAQMFVGQLERKKEVNPAFFYEFMVDKQGRLVRVFWADAICRKNYSVFGDVLSVDSTYSTNQYNMKFVPFTGVNHHLQSVFLGASFLADEKIESFVWLFQTFLKATGGVAPRLIITDEDASMKAAIAQILPNTVHRLCMWHIMEKVPEKVGPSIREDGEFWDRLHKCVWGSEDSDDFESEWNSIMAKYGLIGNEWFSTKFDIRQSWILAYFMDIPLAGILSTTSRSESANSFFNRFIHRKLTFVEFWLRFDTALECQRQEELKADNISLHTNPKLMTPWDMEKQCSGIYTHEVFSKFQEQLIVARDHCIIQGISKSGDMKIVTISSLFEKERVVQMNKSNMFGTCSCKLYESYGIPCRHIIQVLRGEKQNEIPSIYIMKRWEKICKREMFFDDEGNLLDEKAKDPMEVAMRKKISDSRNKF, encoded by the exons ATGGAGTCCTCGCCCGCGACGCCATGGACTCCGGCACAAGGAAAGGACGTACTGCCCCACCAGAGTGGCTTTGATGATTTGATGAACTCCG AAATTAATCCGATCGTTGCCGTGGACGGTGAACCTGTAGTCGCTGTTGATTCTGCCTACGTTGAGGCCACCGCCATGGATCATGCCGTCATCACCGTTGAGGCCGTCGACGCCGGAGTTGTAGCCCACCTTGAacaaccaagcacaccacagcCAACATCTTCTCCAAGTATAGCAGAAAGTTGCAAAGAACATTTGAAGCCTATGGTTGGAATGATATTTGATACACTCACAGATGTGGAGAAATTTTACAAATCGTATGCACATGAAGCTGGTTTCTCTGTTCGTGTTGGTCAGCACAAGAAGCAAAATGAGGAAATATTATTCAAGCGGTATTACTGTTCAAGGGAAGGGTACATAAAGGAGAGAGTAAAAGATGTTAGTGATGAatccggaaaaaaaaaaagaaagacaccatatatgatggaaaccagaTGTGGCTGTGAAGCACATATTGTTGTCAAGCTTGGCAGTGATAAGAAGTATCGAATATCTTCAATGATTGGGGAGCACAGCCATGGTTTTGTGTCACCAGATAAGAGGCACTTGCTAAGATCCAACCGTACTGTTAGTGAGAGGGCAAAGAGTACTTTGTTCAGTTGTCATAAGGCTAGCATTGGCACGTCCCAGGCATTTCGACTTCTCCAAGTCAGTGACGGTGGATTTCAGAATGTTGGGTGCACACTGAGGAATTTGCAGAACTATTACCATGACCTGAGGTGCAAAATCAAGGATGCTGATGCACAAATGTTTGTGGGACAACTTGAGCGAAAGAAGGAAGTAAACCCTGCCTTCTTTTATGAGTTTATGGTGGATAAACAAGGACGACTTGTTCGTGTCTTTTGGGCAGATGCCATTTGCAGGAAAAACTATAGTGTTTTTGGTGATGTGCTTTCGGTAGATTCAACATATAGCACTAACCAATATAATATGAAGTTTGTGCCATTTACTGGAGTCAATCACCACTTGCAAAGTGTTTTCCTTGGGGCATCATTCTTGGCTGATGAAAAGATTGAGTCATTTGTATGGTTGTTTCAAACCTTTCTTAAGGCTACGGGTGGAGTAGCACCTCGTCTAATCATAACAGATGAAGATGCGAGCATGAAGGCTGCTATTGCTCAGATTCTACCAAATACAGTTCATAGACTTTGCATGTGGCATATCATGGAAAAGGTACCTGAGAAGGTCGGGCCCTCCATAAGAGAGGATGGTGAGTTCTGGGATAGATTACACAAGTGTGTTTGGGGATCCGAGGATTCAGATGATTTTGAGTCTGAATGGAATTCTATCATGGCAAAATATGGGCTCATTGGAAATGAATGGTTTTCCACAAAGTTTGATATTCGACAATCATGGATTCTGGCATACTTTATGGACATACCTCTAGCGGGAATCCTTAGTACTACATCACGATCGGAGAGCGCAAATTCTTTTTTTAACCGTTTCATTCATCGAAAATTGACCTTTGTTGAGTTTTGGCTAAGGTTTGACACAGCTTTGGAGTGCCAACGCCAAGAGGAGTTGAAAGCCGACAATATAAGTCTTCACACCAATCCAAAATTGATGACACCATGGGACATGGAGAAGCAATGTAGTGGCATATATACACATGAAGTTTTTAGTAAGTTTCAGGAACAACTCATAGTTGCAAGAGACCATTGCATTATTCAAGGGATTTCGAAGTCCGGAGATATGAAAATTGTCACCATCAGTAGCCTATTTGAAAAAGAACGAGTGGTTCAGATGAATAAGTCAAACATGTTTGGTACATGCTCGTGTAAATTATATGAGTCCTATGGCATCCCATGCCGTCATATCATACAAGTGCTTAGAGGCGAGAAGCAAAATGAGATACCATCGATTTATATTATGAAGAGATGGGAGAAAATATGTAAACG AGAAATGTTCTTTGATGACGAAGGTAACCTTCTGGATGAAAAGGCTAAAGATCCTATGGAGGTGGCAATGCGGAAAAAAATTTCAGATTCACGCAACAAGTTTTAA